Proteins from one Homalodisca vitripennis isolate AUS2020 chromosome 3, UT_GWSS_2.1, whole genome shotgun sequence genomic window:
- the LOC124357031 gene encoding serine/arginine repetitive matrix protein 1 isoform X2: protein MSSRRRSQEPSRLRMDSYSNNTSSSPPRRRELDNVMKKARKEGPDKSDYWNKKLIEVEEKDPNRWRHSGFKELYGSKSPSGSRSRSRSPNRTNWPKTPPPRPKSPPLSTRPPSPPRKSSSSKVDKVSSSTSRSKNDRPKSPRPKSPRPKSPRPKSPKPKDPRRRSRSPRPRPRSPYQRPRSPNARPRSPNPRPRSPNTRPRSPNIRPRSPNARPRSPNIRPRSPNTRGRPKTPPGRPRSSISKQRRPPSPPPRRRSESVSGSSMSSCSDESCSVCSPKNRTRDRGHAKDKERARPPSPRPPVTRSRSRSFSVPRSRPTTVVEKPRRKNKSRKREKEKVLKIGRRRGIKVESESERSSSPSPGPRLTLSERFGKMAQFSVDRDMEHRNLRITAGDQMTVFMDSPPSPPSLSSFPEGSWDDVRVRYTYYKEQGYLRDLTLQDYVKWEEWWYKYQDWLSTERYSSPYRRTSRL from the exons ATGTCCTCTCGGCGAAGGAGTCAGGAGCCCTCCCGTCTTCGGATGGATTCCTACTCAAACAACACTTCAT CTTCACCTCCTAGGCGCAGGGAGTTGGATAACGTCATGAAGAAAGCTCGTAAGGAGGGCCCTGATAAGAGTGACTACTGGAATAAGAAGCTTATTGAAGTAGAAGAAAAGGACCCCAACAG GTGGAGGCACAGTGGTTTTAAGGAGTTATATGGCAGCAAAAGTCCTTCAGGAAGCAGGTCAAGATCTCGATCTCCGAACCGGACCAATTGGCCTAAGACTCCACCTCCTCGTCCAAAGTCCCCACCCCTTAGCACTCGCCCACCTTCTCCTCCACGCAAGAGCAGCAGTAGCAAGGTAGACAAAGTGTCCTCAAGCACTTCTCGCAGCAAGAATGATCGTCCTAAATCACCTCGCCCGAAGTCGCCCAGACCTAAATCTCCGAGACCAAAATCTCCAAAGCCCAAGGATCCCAGAAGGCGGTCAAGATCACCAAGGCCCAGGCCTAGATCACCATATCAGAGACCGAGGTCACCAAATGCCAGACCCAGATCCCCCAACCCGAGACCAAGATCTCCTAACACACGACCCAGATCACCCAACATTAGACCCAGGTCACCTAATGCAAGACCAAGGTCACCCAACATTAGACCGAGGTCACCTAACACAAGAGGAAGACCTAAAACACCCCCTGGTCGACCAAGATCGTCCATATCCAAGCAAAGGAGACCTCCTTCTCCTCCTCCAagg CGTCGCTCAGAGAGTGTAAGCGGCAGTTCAATGAGCAGTTGTTCTGATGAGTCCTGCTCGGTGTGTTCCCCTAAGAACAGAACGAGAGACCGAGGTCATGCCAAGGACAAGGAGCGAGCAAGACCTCCATCTCCTCGGCCACCTGTTACTCGTTCTAG atCTCGTTCATTCTCCGTACCACGCTCAAGACCAACCACTGTTGTCGAAAAGCCAAGGAGGAAAAACAAAAGTCGTAAAAGAGAAAAGGAAAAAGTTCTTAAG ATTGGCCGACGGCGAGGTATCAAGGTTGAGTCGGAGTCAGAGAGGTCAAGCTCACCGTCCCCGGGACCGCGGCTCACACTGTCCGAGAGGTTCGGCAAGATGGCACAGTTCAGTGTTGACCGGGACATGGAACATCGCAACTTACGGATCACTGCTGGCGACCAGATGACTGTCTTCATGGATAGTCCTCCATCACCACC AAGCCTGTCATCGTTCCCAGAGGGGTCTTGGGATGACGTGCGGGTACGCTACACATATTATAAGGAACAGGGCTACCTTCGAGACTTGACGCTTCAAGACTACGTCAAGTGGGAGGAGTGGTGGTACAAGTACCAGGATTGGCTCAGCACTGAACG GTACTCGAGCCCCTACAGACGAACCAGCCGACTGTAG
- the LOC124357031 gene encoding serine/arginine repetitive matrix protein 1 isoform X1: MSSRRRSQEPSRLRMDSYSNNTSSSPPRRRELDNVMKKARKEGPDKSDYWNKKLIEVEEKDPNRWRHSGFKELYGSKSPSGSRSRSRSPNRTNWPKTPPPRPKSPPLSTRPPSPPRKSSSSKVDKVSSSTSRSKNDRPKSPRPKSPRPKSPRPKSPKPKDPRRRSRSPRPRPRSPYQRPRSPNARPRSPNPRPRSPNTRPRSPNIRPRSPNARPRSPNIRPRSPNTRGRPKTPPGRPRSSISKQRRPPSPPPRRRSESVSGSSMSSCSDESCSVCSPKNRTRDRGHAKDKERARPPSPRPPVTRSRSRSFSVPRSRPTTVVEKPRRKNKSRKREKEKVLKIGRRRGIKVESESERSSSPSPGPRLTLSERFGKMAQFSVDRDMEHRNLRITAGDQMTVFMDSPPSPPSLSSFPEGSWDDVRVRYTYYKEQGYLRDLTLQDYVKWEEWWYKYQDWLSTERYYDRYSSPYRRTSRL; encoded by the exons ATGTCCTCTCGGCGAAGGAGTCAGGAGCCCTCCCGTCTTCGGATGGATTCCTACTCAAACAACACTTCAT CTTCACCTCCTAGGCGCAGGGAGTTGGATAACGTCATGAAGAAAGCTCGTAAGGAGGGCCCTGATAAGAGTGACTACTGGAATAAGAAGCTTATTGAAGTAGAAGAAAAGGACCCCAACAG GTGGAGGCACAGTGGTTTTAAGGAGTTATATGGCAGCAAAAGTCCTTCAGGAAGCAGGTCAAGATCTCGATCTCCGAACCGGACCAATTGGCCTAAGACTCCACCTCCTCGTCCAAAGTCCCCACCCCTTAGCACTCGCCCACCTTCTCCTCCACGCAAGAGCAGCAGTAGCAAGGTAGACAAAGTGTCCTCAAGCACTTCTCGCAGCAAGAATGATCGTCCTAAATCACCTCGCCCGAAGTCGCCCAGACCTAAATCTCCGAGACCAAAATCTCCAAAGCCCAAGGATCCCAGAAGGCGGTCAAGATCACCAAGGCCCAGGCCTAGATCACCATATCAGAGACCGAGGTCACCAAATGCCAGACCCAGATCCCCCAACCCGAGACCAAGATCTCCTAACACACGACCCAGATCACCCAACATTAGACCCAGGTCACCTAATGCAAGACCAAGGTCACCCAACATTAGACCGAGGTCACCTAACACAAGAGGAAGACCTAAAACACCCCCTGGTCGACCAAGATCGTCCATATCCAAGCAAAGGAGACCTCCTTCTCCTCCTCCAagg CGTCGCTCAGAGAGTGTAAGCGGCAGTTCAATGAGCAGTTGTTCTGATGAGTCCTGCTCGGTGTGTTCCCCTAAGAACAGAACGAGAGACCGAGGTCATGCCAAGGACAAGGAGCGAGCAAGACCTCCATCTCCTCGGCCACCTGTTACTCGTTCTAG atCTCGTTCATTCTCCGTACCACGCTCAAGACCAACCACTGTTGTCGAAAAGCCAAGGAGGAAAAACAAAAGTCGTAAAAGAGAAAAGGAAAAAGTTCTTAAG ATTGGCCGACGGCGAGGTATCAAGGTTGAGTCGGAGTCAGAGAGGTCAAGCTCACCGTCCCCGGGACCGCGGCTCACACTGTCCGAGAGGTTCGGCAAGATGGCACAGTTCAGTGTTGACCGGGACATGGAACATCGCAACTTACGGATCACTGCTGGCGACCAGATGACTGTCTTCATGGATAGTCCTCCATCACCACC AAGCCTGTCATCGTTCCCAGAGGGGTCTTGGGATGACGTGCGGGTACGCTACACATATTATAAGGAACAGGGCTACCTTCGAGACTTGACGCTTCAAGACTACGTCAAGTGGGAGGAGTGGTGGTACAAGTACCAGGATTGGCTCAGCACTGAACGGTACTATGATAG GTACTCGAGCCCCTACAGACGAACCAGCCGACTGTAG